Proteins encoded together in one Campylobacter concisus window:
- a CDS encoding MmcQ/YjbR family DNA-binding protein: MKRSDVEGYIKEKFDVLGEQIFPKYPKFSAFRHKKNEKWFALIMQLSASKLGLESDEMIEVLNLKCSPDLAMVLVDEQQIFKAYHMNKKHWISVNLNSKISQKTVFDLIDESFSLSK; this comes from the coding sequence TTGAAACGAAGTGACGTTGAGGGATATATAAAAGAGAAATTTGACGTTTTAGGTGAGCAAATTTTCCCAAAATATCCAAAATTTAGTGCCTTTCGTCACAAGAAAAATGAGAAGTGGTTTGCGCTGATTATGCAGTTAAGCGCTAGCAAGCTTGGGCTTGAAAGTGATGAAATGATAGAAGTTTTAAATCTAAAATGCAGTCCAGATCTAGCGATGGTGCTAGTTGATGAGCAGCAAATTTTTAAGGCATATCATATGAATAAAAAGCACTGGATCAGTGTAAATTTAAACTCCAAAATCTCACAAAAAACAGTTTTTGACCTGATAGACGAGAGCTTTAGCTTAAGCAAATAA